The Cupriavidus necator DNA window AGGCAGCGAGGCACAGTTCGTCACGCTGTCCAACAACGCCGCCGATTCCTTTATCCGTGAACTGGGCGACGATGCGCGCGGGCTGATCATCACGCAGGTGGTGCCGGGCACCAACTCCAGCCAGATGACGCTGGCCAGCGAATACCGCAGCCTGGCCAAGCAGCAGGGCGTGGAGCCGTCCAACGCCGGCATGGAGGGCTTCATGTCGGCCAAGGTGCTGGTCGAAGGGCTGCGCCGCGCCGGCCCCGACCTGACGCGCGAGCGCCTGGTCACGGCGCTGGAAGGCATGCGCGACTACGACCTTGGCGGCATCCTGATCAGCTACAGCGCCGAGCGCCATACCGGCTCGTCGTTCGTGGAAATGTCGATCGTCTCGTCCACCGGCAAGCTGATCCGCTGAAAGCCGCGGATAGGGGGGCTGCGGTATAGTCCCCCGCATGGCTACTCCTACCCTCTCCCCCGATTCCCGTACCCCGTTCTCGCTGCACGGCCGCGTGGCGCTGGTTACCGGCGGCGCGCAGGGCCTGGGCCTGGCGATTGCCGCCGGGCTGGCCGACGCCGGCGCCCATGTGCTGGTGGTGGCGCGCAATGCGCAGCGCGTGCAAGCGGCCGTCGCCGCGCTGGCCGCGCGCGGCGGCAGCGCCGAGGCGCTGGTGCTCGATATCACCGATGAAGCCGCCGTGGCTGCCGCGTTCGACCGCATCGACGCCGCCCATGGCCGGCTCGACATCCTCGTCAACAATGCCGGCGCGCGCAACCGCAGCACCATGGCGCAGCTCGATGCCGGCGACCTGCGCGCCATGCTCGAGACCAACCTGGTGGCGCCCTACGCGCTGTGCCGGCTCGCCGCGCAGCGCATGCGCGGCGGCGATTAC harbors:
- a CDS encoding SDR family oxidoreductase; the encoded protein is MATPTLSPDSRTPFSLHGRVALVTGGAQGLGLAIAAGLADAGAHVLVVARNAQRVQAAVAALAARGGSAEALVLDITDEAAVAAAFDRIDAAHGRLDILVNNAGARNRSTMAQLDAGDLRAMLETNLVAPYALCRLAAQRMRGGDYGRIVNVSSIAGQVARAGDVLYPATKGGLDALTRAMAADLGRHGVTVNAIAPGYFATEPNQPMVEDESVAEWLRQRTSLGRWGQPEEVAGAVVFLASPAASYVTGQVLAVDGGYLGHF